A region of Pseudorasbora parva isolate DD20220531a chromosome 14, ASM2467924v1, whole genome shotgun sequence DNA encodes the following proteins:
- the vasna gene encoding vasorin a: MRPLSPLSHLILFHLLCGSLSSRCPQNCSCRPIGIFCVQQNLIYMPRGLPSSTKNLYVFQNNINTLQQQDFVEFSELGMLDLSQNALSEIPDGVFSHLSSLHNLDLSSNRITHISKDSFTGLVNLERLYLYSNLIQSIHSSAFEGLENLLELKLQGNKISVLPALQLPRLLHLDLSYNSIPPLKPEDLQTPHLESLKIAGLKLTSLDEELLRSLVNLHVLDVSQNLLVEIQPTLRAMGGLRNLNLTGNPLGSLKQEDFQNLVNLLELDLSNLYLQGFPEGFFNLFPKLEKLTAAENPFNCLCPLAWFPTWLNDAHVELLRMEETRCHFPLINSGKVLAKLEHKDFGCPTTTIELTSAGTSSTTSKPTNSTTTLGTTHAIPPAPPSEMSSADIDSFPLSQTTAFPRITDYSEEEDIMCPSNICLNGGTCIFDSNGGVVCRCTPSMSGLYCENQNEAPLPPSSPRISIETIATIQPNTISSLHITSTSISLDLHRYIHTRPNIRGIRLTYRNLSGPDQRPLQLNVPPTYPEYTLRGLQPNSTYSVCASPLGEPVQDSVSACMEARTAGIPPTSYEPDRIEPSSSLIPIVVAVAVVMVVAIVATVVVVRRRRRSKAPVDMDLHETSPLELEGVKISPENGLAHPKQPDTITACPSLAQNSLEYEAPLIQGQCPANNNVACTKPLYV; encoded by the coding sequence ATGCGGCCATTATCTCCCCTGTCTCATCTCATTTTGTTTCACTTACTGTGTGGATCTCTGAGCAGCAGATGTCCTCAAAACTGCTCTTGCAGGCCGATTGGCATCTTCTGTGTCCAGCAGAACTTGATCTACATGCCTCGTGGCCTCCCCTCCTCCACAAAGAACCTCTACGTCTTTCAGAACAACATCAACACCTTGCAACAGCAGGACTTTGTAGAGTTTAGCGAGCTTGGGATGCTGGACTTGAGTCAGAATGCCCTCAGTGAAATCCCTGATGGGGTGTTCAGCCATCTCTCCTCATTACACAACCTGGATCTCTCTTCAAACCGTATTACTCACATTTCCAAAGACAGTTTTACAGGACTGGTCAACCTGGAAAGGCTGTATCTCTACAGCAACCTCATCCAAAGCATTCACTCATCTGCTTTTGAGGGACTGGAGAACCTACTTGAGTTGAAGCTTCAGGGGAATAAGATTAGTGTGTTGCCAGCTCTGCAACTGCCCAGACTGCTCCACTTGGACCTTAGTTATAATAGTATCCCACCTCTTAAACCTGAAGATTTACAGACACCACACCTTGAGTCTCTTAAAATAGCTGGATTGAAGCTGACCAGTCTGGATGAGGAGCTGCTAAGGAGCCTGGTGAACCTACATGTTCTGGATGTTTCACAGAACTTGCTTGTAGAGATACAACCTACACTGAGGGCAATGGGTGGCCTACGAAACCTCAATTTAACCGGGAATCCCTTGGGATCCCTAAAACAAGAAGACTTTCAAAATCTGGTTAATTTGCTAGAGCTTGATTTGAGCAACCTTTATTTGCAAGGCTTCCCCGAGGGCTTCTTCAACCTTTTCCCCAAACTTGAGAAGCTCACTGCAGCTGAAAACCCCTTCAACTGCCTCTGCCCACTGGCCTGGTTCCCAACCTGGCTAAATGATGCACATGTCGAGCTGTTGAGGATGGAGGAGACTCGTTGCCACTTTCCTCTAATAAACTCTGGAAAGGTTTTGGCAAAGCTGGAGCATAAAGATTTTGGCTGTCCCACAACGACTATTGAGTTAACAAGCGCAGGGACAAGTAGTACTACGAGCAAGCCCACAAACTCCACCACAACATTAGGCACAACACACGCCATTCCCCCGGCACCACCAAGTGAGATGTCCTCAGCAGACATAGATAGCTTCCCTCTTTCCCAGACCACTGCCTTCCCCAGAATCACAGACTATTCTGAAGAAGAGGACATTATGTGCCCCTCCAATATTTGTCTAAATGGGGGAACATGCATATTTGACTCAAATGGGGGGGTTGTTTGCCGGTGTACGCCTTCAATGTCAGGACTCTACTGTGAGAATCAAAATGAAGCTCCGCTTCCCCCGTCTTCACCTAGAATTTCTATCGAGACCATTGCTACAATCCAGCCCAACACAATCAGCTCTCTTCACATAACCAGCACTTCCATTTCATTAGACCTTCACCGTTACATCCACACAAGACCAAACATACGTGGAATTCGTCTGACTTACAGAAACTTGTCAGGCCCTGACCAGCGGCCACTTCAGCTTAATGTGCCTCCAACTTACCCCGAGTACACTCTTAGAGGGCTACAGCCAAACAGCACCTATTCCGTATGTGCTAGCCCTCTGGGAGAGCCGGTTCAAGACTCGGTTAGTGCCTGCATGGAGGCTCGCACTGCAGGAATCCCACCCACTTCTTACGAGCCCGACAGGATCGAACCTTCTTCCTCTCTCATACCCATTGTGGTAGCTGTGGCGGTGGTGATGGTTGTTGCCATTGTAGCTACTGTTGTGGTCGTCCGCCGCAGGAGGAGATCAAAGGCTCCAGTAGATATGGACTTACATGAGACATCTCCTCTGGAGTTGGAAGGAGTGAAAATCAGTCCAGAGAATGGGTTGGCACATCCAAAACAACCCGACACAATCACAGCATGTCCATCTTTAGCACAAAACAGCTTGGAATATGAGGCACCTTTAATACAAGGACAGTGTCCAGCCAACAACAATGTAGCTTGTACAAAACCTTTGTACGTGTAA